A segment of the Panacibacter ginsenosidivorans genome:
GAGCTCTTATTGTAGGTGGCCTTGCTGCATTTGCCTATTATAGGTATAGCAAATTAAGCCCAAAAGAAAAAAAAGATGTAGTCGACAACCTAAAGCAAAAGGGTAAAAAATTATACGAAGAATATGTACCCGTTGTAAAAGAGACAATTGAAAAAAATTATATGTAAGTATTTATTAAAACAAAAAAAATAATCATGAGTAATATATTATACATCGTCGCTGTAATCCTGGTAATAATTTGGGCAATTGGTTTTTTTGGATATGCGGCTGGCGGACTTATACATATACTTCTTGTTATAGCAGTAATTTCAATAATTCTACAAGTTATTCGTGGCAGAAGTGTATAGTAAAAAGAAATAGCACAAATTAAAGGAACAGAACGGATGTGAAACCACCGTTCTGTTTTTATTAAAGTAATATTCCAGCGCCTGCTTTATGGCAATTTTTAAATGATATAAATGTTATAAGTAGCTTTATCAAATATATTGCCTCAACCAATAAAGCAGGAACGTGGAATGAACTATAAACTTATTTTATTAATTGTTTACTGTCTTATTTTACTTGTTGTTTGCCTGCGCATACTTTATGAAACACAAAACAGCAGTAAAACAATCGCATACTTGTTCGTTTGCATTTTTTTTCCTGTGTTCGGCATACTCTTTTATCTCGCATTCGGCATCAACTACTGGAAAAAGAAACGCTATTCAAAAAAGATGAATGAGGATGACAAAATGCTGGATCAGTTAAAGAAAAAAATTCCCGAATACAAGAACTGCACAGTAGATCCTAAGGATATTTCAGATGATAATGCGGAGCTTGTTTCTATGTTATTGAAAGATCTGCGCAGCCCGCTTACCCGCAATAACAGGATAAAACTTTTATTGAATGGTGAAGAAAAATTCCCTGAACTCATTAAGTGCCTGCAATCGGCTAAACATCATATACATATAGAGTATTACATTTTTGAACAGGATGAAACAGGCATCGCCATAATTGAATTACTGATAGCAAAAGCAAAAGAAGGTGTGCAGGTAAAATTTATTTATGATGATTTTGGAAGCCCGTCTATCAAAAAGAAAATAGAAAGAAAAATGCGGGATGCAGGTATTGAGATTTTCCCTTTCTCCAAAGTGCACTTTTATTTACTGGCAAACCGTATTAATTATCGCAATCATCGAAAAATAGTAGTAATAGATGGGCACACGGGTTTTGTTGGTGGCATTAACGTAAGTGACAAGTACGTAAACAATGGAAAACAAAAATTATACTGGAGAGATACACATTTACGTATAGATGGGCCGGGCGTCTATTACCTGCAGTATATTTTTATAACTGACTGGAATTTTTGTTGCGGAAAAGAATTAATTCCTGAAGATGTTTTTTTTGCACAATGCGATGATATCAAAGATGGCACACTTATTCAGATAGCCAGCAGCGGGCCAGATTCAACAGAGCCGTCCATCATGTTTTCAGTAATCGAGGCCATCAGCCTTGCAAAAGAAGAGATACTTATTACAACACCCTATTTTATTCCCGGCGACAGTATCATAAATGCATTAAGGATAGCAGCACTTGGCGGCGTTACGGTAAAATTGCTGGTTCCGGGTAAATGTGACTCAAGGGTAGTAAATGCTGCTTCCAAAGCTAATTATGATCCGCTGTTGCAGGCTGGTGTTGAAATATATCTTTACAATAAGGGATTTGTGCATGCAAAAACTTTGGTAACAGATAGTAAGTTATCCATAATAGGAACTGCTAATATGGATCACCGCAGTTTTGAATTAAACTTTGAAGTGAATGCCATTATTTACGATGAAACTTTTTCTAAAAAAATGAGAGAAGTATTTGCTGAGGATATTAAATATGCTACCAAATTAGATCCAAGGCTTTGGTATGAAAGATCGTTGTTAACGCAGTTCCCCGAAAAATTGGCAAGATTACTTTCTCCTACGTTATAGCTCAACCGGCAAGTTCACAAATAACTATGTTCTCACGAGAGTATCAGACAGCTTTGTGTGCTGGTTTTGTGGCAATCACGCTATAGAGACAGAGGAGAAGAAGCAGAACTAATTTAAATAGCTATCTTCAGAAGCTATTGGCAACTGAAAATAAAATGTGGAGCCTTTACCTTCTTCGCTTTCTACCCATATTGTTCCTTCGTGATTGGTAATAATATTCTCTGCAATATGAAGACCAAGACCCATCCCCGGGTAAGTGTCACGATGGCCCCCGGTAGCCCTGTAAAATTTTTCAAATATTTTATCCTGCTGATCCTGTGGTATTCCAAATCCCTGGTCTTTTACTGCACATATTATAGTATGCTCCTCTTTTTGTACTGTGATTATGATCGGTGAACCTGCTGGTGAATATTTCATGGCATTTGAAAGTAAATTCAAAAAGACCTGAGCAATTCTTTCCCTGTCCGCTATTATTTCAATATCAACTATATTTTCCAAAATAATATTATTTGATAAAGAGGTATGACGTATATCCTGCACTACATCTGTTATAATGTGTTTTAGATTAACTCTTTTCTTGTAATATACCAGCATGCCTTCCTTGATTTTGGTTACATCCAACAAATCATATATCAATAAGGCCAGTCTGTCTATTTGCACACGCATTTTATTTTGAATATCTGTTTGAGTAATTTTTTCGCCGTCAGTTTTTTCTGATAATAATTGCGTGTAGGCTTTTAAGATTGTTAATGGTGTTTTCAATTCATGGCTGGCGATACCCAAAAATTCTTCTTTTTGTTTCATTAATTTTTCACTTTCCAGTTTAGCTAAAGTTAGCTCGCTATTCAGTTGCTGCAGGTGGTTATTTGAGACTTGTAATTCGAGGGTTCTTTCCTGTATTATTTTTTCCAGTACAGCAGGAGATTTTAATGCAAGGGCCGATGGAATAATTTTATATAATCCATAAACAGCCATCCATGATGTAATTGCAGTAACAAAAAGTACCAGCGCCGACATTCTGTAAACAGGGAACCAAAACATTAAAGCATCGAACACATGGGTTACACCACATGAAAGGATAAATAAAATAAACAACCAAAAGATTTTCTGGAACGGAAGATGATTTTTTGATTTTTTTATGAGATAGAATAATATTACAGGAATTGAAAAGTAGGCCATTGCAATAAGGCTACTGGAAATTATATAAAGCCAACCGTGAAAGGGCGTCCAGATTCCACAGTGCCATCTGGCAGGCCAATTATTTGAGTCAAAGAGCCTTTTTAAAAAGTCTGATACCTGATCCATGGCTATAGTTTTTTAAAAACAAATGTATGAGGTAAGAACTGTAAAATGTTATCAGTTTTAAAAAGATTCCTTTTCTTCACGAGTCTCCATATAATTATGTTCCCAGGCGAGTAGCATATAACTATGTGTGCTGGCTTTGTGGCGCTTCCTGAATAGGTAACGATAAACGAGTGGCACAGTACCTACAGGGCACAATTTACCCTAATACATGCATATGTGCACCCATTATAATATTTAATACTTGCCGTACATATACAGATTTTCCGGCTTGTGACTGCTGCTTATTTGTTCTAGAAAATAAAACCGCACGAATAAACGTCAGAAGGTTCAATAATGATTTTACAATTAACTGACCGCTACTACCAGGTAACGCATAAACAGGCAGGATATCCGCATCAAAAAAAGTGATCACTTCTTTACCAAACTAAGTGCTGAACCTTTATGTGCGGCGATATGATCTGTCTTATCGCTTTTAATTTCATATTGCGGATCATCTGCTGTTGCATGATGTGTATACCCTTTATAATTAAAATCTTTCGTATGCACTTTTATAATGCTGCCACTTACATGCCCTGCTTCTGAATTCCAGGTTACATGATCCCCGATCTTAAATTTCTTTTTCATATGAGTAATTTAAAATGTACTGTTTAATTGTGCTAAATATATGTTTCAAAAAAAGTCCAGTTGTTCTAAACATGTAAATTATTGGTGCAGGTAAGCAGGCAAGCCTGCCAACAATCCATTCATGCTCCATTATCATGTTTATTACTTAACGTTTAAGTATGCAACTCATTGCCGCATAAAGCTCAGAACGTACAAGAGAGTGACACAACAAAGGTTCAATAGTAGCAATAAAGCCTGGAAAGAAATGTCTAATGAACTGATTACTGTATAACCAATTTTGTTGTTTCTGTAAGTTCGTCGCCATTAACAACCAGCGTGTAAACACCTGCTGCAATTTTTATAGTAAGCGGCAGCTTATACAGGCCATTTGATTGAACAGTTATTGCTTTGCTGAAGATTACTTTACCACTCATGTTGCTTAGCTGAATATTCAGTTTATTACCTGCATAGTTTTCCAGTTGCAGGAATATGATACCACCCTGAACAGGATTAGGGAAAACGTTTAAGATTGGTTTAGCAATAGCGAATATTACCAATTGTGCGTTTGAGAAACTTACATTATTGTTTTTATCTACTTTCTTTAGCCTGTAATAATTATGCCCATTTAATGGCCTTACATCATACGTATTGTAATTCTGCCTTTGCAGGGAATTGCCTTTACTTTTTACAGATGCTATTGTTGCCCAGTTATTTTTACCGTCACTGCTGCGTTCAATCTCAAAATGGTCGTTGTTTGTTTCAGTAACTGTTTTCCATTTCAGCAGTACTTTTTCTTTTGCTGCACTGGCCGTAAATTCCTGCAGTTGTACAGGTTGCGGAAGATCATTAAAGGGTGAAAGGCTTTTCAGATCAGCTTTTATAAAAGTGGGCCAGTACACTGTTTTGTCGTCCAGCATTTGCCCAATGTCTCCAATGTTTGAATAAGACAAAGTGTACACGCCGTTCTTTGCAGTTTCTTCATGGATGACGCCAAAGTAAGTAAAGATATCATCCTGGCCTTCTATCTGACCAACGATAGTGCGGCCAACCCATGGACCAATGGGTGACTGCGCAAACTCGGCTTCCATCTTATCGCTTGCAGGAGTCATAAATACAGAGACATAATGATTAGACCCCAATCTTGAAACGGAATACAATTCTACGTCTGCAATCTCTTTACTGTTGTGATAATCATAACTCCATCCTGTATCAGTTAAGAATTGCCATGGGGTATGCACAGATAACTGACCGGTAGGAAAACGTGCCACTATTGCCCGGCCTTCATAGGGATTTATCTCATGTTTACTGTAAGCGTAAGTATAGCCATCATCTGCTTTTACCAATGTGCCATACTGAATTGTATCAATATAGGGCATGTATTCAATACTGCGAAGCATA
Coding sequences within it:
- the cls gene encoding cardiolipin synthase, giving the protein MNYKLILLIVYCLILLVVCLRILYETQNSSKTIAYLFVCIFFPVFGILFYLAFGINYWKKKRYSKKMNEDDKMLDQLKKKIPEYKNCTVDPKDISDDNAELVSMLLKDLRSPLTRNNRIKLLLNGEEKFPELIKCLQSAKHHIHIEYYIFEQDETGIAIIELLIAKAKEGVQVKFIYDDFGSPSIKKKIERKMRDAGIEIFPFSKVHFYLLANRINYRNHRKIVVIDGHTGFVGGINVSDKYVNNGKQKLYWRDTHLRIDGPGVYYLQYIFITDWNFCCGKELIPEDVFFAQCDDIKDGTLIQIASSGPDSTEPSIMFSVIEAISLAKEEILITTPYFIPGDSIINALRIAALGGVTVKLLVPGKCDSRVVNAASKANYDPLLQAGVEIYLYNKGFVHAKTLVTDSKLSIIGTANMDHRSFELNFEVNAIIYDETFSKKMREVFAEDIKYATKLDPRLWYERSLLTQFPEKLARLLSPTL
- a CDS encoding sensor histidine kinase, whose product is MDQVSDFLKRLFDSNNWPARWHCGIWTPFHGWLYIISSSLIAMAYFSIPVILFYLIKKSKNHLPFQKIFWLFILFILSCGVTHVFDALMFWFPVYRMSALVLFVTAITSWMAVYGLYKIIPSALALKSPAVLEKIIQERTLELQVSNNHLQQLNSELTLAKLESEKLMKQKEEFLGIASHELKTPLTILKAYTQLLSEKTDGEKITQTDIQNKMRVQIDRLALLIYDLLDVTKIKEGMLVYYKKRVNLKHIITDVVQDIRHTSLSNNIILENIVDIEIIADRERIAQVFLNLLSNAMKYSPAGSPIIITVQKEEHTIICAVKDQGFGIPQDQQDKIFEKFYRATGGHRDTYPGMGLGLHIAENIITNHEGTIWVESEEGKGSTFYFQLPIASEDSYLN
- a CDS encoding hypervirulence associated TUDOR domain-containing protein; this encodes MKKKFKIGDHVTWNSEAGHVSGSIIKVHTKDFNYKGYTHHATADDPQYEIKSDKTDHIAAHKGSALSLVKK
- a CDS encoding lmo0937 family membrane protein — protein: MSNILYIVAVILVIIWAIGFFGYAAGGLIHILLVIAVISIILQVIRGRSV